One Nostoc sp. UHCC 0302 DNA window includes the following coding sequences:
- a CDS encoding helix-turn-helix domain-containing protein — MAVLITLKKVREAKGISQNDLARITGYSVQNIQKIEQGRVSSLTLDAFDRFCKALDCLPGDLLEYTPDNNEPTKVISQEQAKIDITVNPKQNINSSGRKKSVGQVLPFERKTA, encoded by the coding sequence ATGGCAGTGTTAATTACGCTTAAAAAAGTCAGAGAAGCAAAAGGGATATCCCAAAATGACTTGGCGAGGATAACTGGTTATAGCGTCCAGAATATACAAAAAATTGAGCAAGGAAGAGTATCCTCCCTCACTCTTGATGCTTTTGACCGCTTTTGCAAAGCACTAGACTGCCTTCCAGGTGATTTGCTTGAATACACGCCTGATAATAATGAGCCGACAAAGGTAATTTCTCAGGAACAAGCCAAAATAGATATCACAGTAAATCCGAAGCAAAATATCAATTCTTCTGGGAGAAAAAAGTCTGTAGGGCAGGTCTTGCCATTTGAAAGGAAAACTGCATGA